In the genome of Fusobacterium necrogenes, one region contains:
- a CDS encoding pyridoxal phosphate-dependent aminotransferase — translation MKISNRAIEMNFSPIRKLIPLADEAEKRGIKVYKLNIGQPNIVTPDSFFEGLHNYQEKIVTYSDSKGILKLRESFVKNYKASGIDIDVDDILITQGGSEAILFILMSICNEGDEILVPEPFYSNYSSFSTFSGAKVVPISTTIENNFHLPNKKEIIKLITPRTRAIMFSNPVNPTGTIYTEEEIKMIGDIAKEYDLYIIADEVYRQFVYDDIPYTSVMKMDHLRDRVILVDSISKHYSACGARIGLIASKNHELMNYILKFCQARLCVSTIEQHAAANLINTMDSYFEDVKLKYKSRRDLLYGYLNKIPGVICSKPQGAFYIFAKLPVDNAEKFAKWLLTDYSYEGKTILIAPGPGFYQTEGKGEKEVRFSFCTNVDDIENAMIVLRRALEEYSKISK, via the coding sequence ATGAAAATATCAAATAGAGCAATAGAAATGAACTTTTCACCAATAAGAAAGTTAATACCCTTAGCCGATGAAGCTGAAAAAAGAGGAATTAAAGTATATAAATTAAATATAGGACAGCCTAATATTGTAACACCTGATTCATTTTTTGAAGGATTACATAACTATCAAGAGAAAATTGTTACTTATTCAGATTCAAAAGGAATTTTGAAATTAAGAGAGAGTTTTGTAAAAAATTATAAGGCAAGTGGAATAGATATAGATGTAGATGATATATTAATTACACAAGGTGGAAGTGAGGCCATACTATTTATTCTTATGTCTATTTGTAATGAAGGAGATGAGATATTAGTTCCAGAGCCATTTTATTCTAATTATTCTAGTTTTTCAACATTCTCTGGAGCAAAGGTAGTACCTATATCTACTACCATAGAAAATAATTTTCATCTACCAAATAAGAAAGAAATCATAAAATTAATTACTCCTAGAACTAGAGCTATAATGTTTTCTAATCCTGTAAATCCAACAGGAACAATTTATACTGAAGAAGAGATAAAAATGATAGGGGATATAGCTAAAGAATATGACTTATATATTATAGCTGATGAAGTATATAGACAATTTGTATATGATGATATACCTTATACTTCTGTTATGAAAATGGACCATTTAAGAGATAGAGTAATACTTGTTGATAGTATTTCTAAGCATTATAGTGCCTGTGGAGCTAGAATTGGACTCATAGCTAGTAAAAACCATGAACTTATGAATTATATTTTAAAATTTTGCCAAGCTAGATTATGTGTTTCAACAATAGAACAACATGCAGCAGCTAATCTAATTAATACTATGGATAGTTATTTTGAAGATGTAAAATTAAAATATAAAAGTAGAAGGGATTTATTATATGGATATTTAAATAAGATACCAGGAGTAATTTGTTCTAAACCTCAAGGAGCTTTTTATATATTTGCAAAACTTCCAGTAGATAATGCAGAAAAATTTGCTAAGTGGTTACTTACAGATTATTCGTATGAAGGAAAGACTATACTTATAGCACCTGGACCAGGTTTTTACCAAACAGAAGGTAAAGGAGAAAAGGAAGTAAGATTTTCATTTTGTACAAATGTAGATGATATAGAAAATGCTATGATTGTTCTAAGAAGAGCCTTAGAAGAATATTCTAAAATATCAAAATAA
- a CDS encoding amino acid ABC transporter permease: MEYLALLKDIFIGGERYKYVLSGLSFSIGTTALAAIIGIVLGIFIALLQLSHFYPFKHHKGWKKFNPLSKLAFGYVDLIRGTPAVVQLMILANLIFVGSLRDTPILVIAAISFGINSGAYVAEIIRAGIEGLDKGQMEAARALGMNYAQSMKEIIIPQAIKKILPALVSEFITLLKETSIVGFIGGVDLLRSANIITSQTYRGVEPLLAVGLIYLIMTAIFTKFMRRVEKGLKVSD, translated from the coding sequence ATGGAGTACTTAGCACTATTAAAAGATATTTTTATAGGAGGTGAAAGATATAAATATGTACTTAGTGGACTTTCATTCTCAATAGGAACAACTGCCTTAGCTGCTATAATAGGGATTGTTTTGGGAATATTTATAGCATTGTTGCAGCTTTCACATTTTTATCCATTCAAACATCATAAAGGCTGGAAAAAATTTAATCCACTTTCTAAATTAGCTTTTGGGTATGTAGATTTAATAAGAGGAACACCTGCAGTGGTTCAACTTATGATTTTAGCTAACTTAATATTTGTTGGAAGTTTAAGAGATACACCTATATTAGTGATAGCTGCTATTTCATTTGGTATCAACTCTGGAGCATATGTTGCTGAGATAATCAGAGCTGGAATAGAAGGACTTGATAAGGGACAAATGGAAGCAGCAAGGGCTTTAGGAATGAATTACGCACAGTCTATGAAAGAGATAATAATTCCACAAGCCATAAAAAAAATCTTACCAGCTCTTGTAAGTGAATTTATAACTTTGCTTAAAGAAACTTCTATAGTAGGATTTATAGGAGGAGTAGACCTACTACGTTCAGCTAATATTATTACAAGTCAAACATATAGGGGAGTGGAGCCGTTATTAGCTGTAGGACTTATATATTTAATAATGACAGCTATATTTACTAAGTTTATGAGAAGAGTAGAAAAGGGGTTGAAAGTAAGTGATTAA
- a CDS encoding DUF5710 domain-containing protein, with the protein MLFLEVDYDIKDKVKRLGARWNPEIKKWYVEKKEEYKRFAQYILKDFEDAIVVKDYIYLVISKQQCWKCKKETEVIALCIPQRIEFRNLPLYRWEDGEFDIESEEYNYKKFEFSEDKFDIEDTFSYEIISLGDISEKILDLIKERYNYKLKYSHTTKRKEYANCCQHCDSLQGNYFLFDEVDSPFNIMNREMAKKLTFIKFNLKNDFILYGYSPTITLISNYSDEERNSDIKNFSTFIDSKIEIDDIV; encoded by the coding sequence ATGTTATTTTTAGAGGTTGATTATGATATAAAGGATAAAGTAAAAAGATTAGGTGCAAGGTGGAATCCAGAAATAAAAAAATGGTATGTAGAAAAGAAAGAAGAGTATAAAAGATTTGCACAATATATATTGAAAGATTTTGAAGATGCAATAGTAGTAAAAGATTATATTTATTTAGTTATCTCAAAACAGCAATGTTGGAAATGTAAAAAAGAAACCGAAGTTATTGCTTTATGTATTCCTCAAAGGATAGAATTTAGAAATCTTCCATTGTATAGATGGGAAGATGGAGAATTTGATATAGAAAGTGAAGAGTATAATTATAAAAAATTTGAGTTTTCAGAGGATAAATTTGATATAGAGGATACTTTTAGTTATGAAATAATAAGTTTAGGAGATATTTCAGAAAAAATATTAGATTTAATTAAAGAGAGGTATAATTATAAACTAAAATATTCACATACAACTAAAAGGAAAGAGTATGCTAATTGCTGTCAACATTGTGATTCTTTACAAGGAAATTATTTTTTATTTGATGAGGTAGATTCGCCATTTAATATAATGAATAGAGAAATGGCTAAGAAATTAACCTTTATAAAATTTAATTTAAAAAATGATTTTATCTTATATGGATATAGTCCGACTATAACACTTATATCTAATTATAGTGATGAAGAAAGAAATAGTGATATCAAAAATTTTTCAACTTTTATTGATTCAAAAATAGAGATAGATGATATTGTTTAA
- the cobM gene encoding precorrin-4 C(11)-methyltransferase produces MEKVFFIGAGPGDPELITVKGQKIVKEADIIIYAGSLVPKEVINCHKEGAEIYNSASMTLEEVMEVTISGIKAGKKVARVHTGDPAIFGAHREQMDILDKHGIEYEVIPGVSSFLASAAAVKKEFTLPSVSQTVICTRLEGRTPIPEKESLESLATHRASMAIFLSVHMIGDVVKRLATSYPMTTPIAVVQRASWPDEKIVVGTLETIKAQVKEAGISKTAQILVGDFLGKEYEKSKLYDKTFTHEFRKGVE; encoded by the coding sequence ATGGAAAAAGTTTTCTTTATAGGAGCAGGACCTGGAGACCCAGAGTTAATAACAGTTAAAGGACAAAAAATTGTAAAAGAAGCTGATATAATTATATATGCTGGATCATTGGTACCAAAGGAAGTAATAAATTGTCATAAGGAGGGAGCAGAGATTTATAACTCAGCTTCAATGACACTAGAAGAGGTAATGGAAGTAACTATTAGTGGAATAAAAGCAGGGAAAAAAGTTGCTAGAGTACACACAGGAGACCCAGCAATATTTGGAGCACATAGAGAGCAGATGGATATTTTAGATAAGCATGGAATAGAGTATGAAGTTATTCCTGGGGTAAGTTCTTTCCTAGCTTCAGCTGCTGCCGTAAAAAAGGAGTTTACACTTCCTTCAGTTTCTCAAACTGTAATATGTACAAGACTAGAGGGAAGAACTCCTATACCAGAGAAGGAATCATTAGAGAGCCTAGCTACTCATAGAGCTTCTATGGCAATATTTTTATCTGTTCATATGATAGGAGATGTAGTAAAAAGACTAGCTACTTCTTATCCTATGACTACTCCAATAGCTGTGGTACAAAGAGCAAGCTGGCCAGATGAAAAAATAGTAGTAGGAACTCTAGAAACAATAAAGGCACAAGTAAAAGAGGCAGGAATATCTAAAACAGCTCAAATATTAGTTGGGGATTTTTTAGGAAAAGAATATGAAAAATCTAAGTTATATGATAAAACATTTACTCATGAGTTTAGAAAGGGAGTAGAGTAG
- a CDS encoding amino acid ABC transporter ATP-binding protein: MIKIEKLYKSYDNLEVLKGIDAQVDKGDIIAIIGPSGSGKSTFLRCINKLEEPTGGHIYINNQDIMSDNIDINLIRQKVGMVFQHFNLFPHKTVMENLTLAPMKLKNISQNEAEKKALILLQKVGLKDKATAYPNQLSGGQKQRIAIARALAMEPEVMLFDEPTSALDPEMIKEVLDVMRELAQEGMTMLIVTHEMGFAKNVANRIFFMDRGTILEDTTPTELFTNPKHERTQEFLNKVLNK; the protein is encoded by the coding sequence GTGATTAAGATTGAAAAACTTTATAAAAGTTATGATAATTTAGAAGTTTTAAAGGGAATAGATGCTCAAGTAGATAAAGGGGATATAATAGCAATAATAGGTCCGTCAGGAAGTGGAAAATCTACATTCTTAAGATGTATAAATAAATTAGAAGAACCAACAGGTGGACATATATATATAAATAATCAAGATATAATGTCAGATAATATAGATATTAATCTAATTCGTCAAAAGGTAGGAATGGTGTTTCAACATTTTAATCTATTTCCACATAAGACAGTTATGGAAAATTTAACATTAGCACCTATGAAATTAAAAAATATTTCTCAAAATGAAGCTGAAAAAAAAGCATTAATACTACTTCAAAAAGTTGGGCTAAAAGATAAGGCAACTGCTTATCCTAATCAGTTATCTGGAGGACAAAAACAAAGAATAGCAATAGCAAGAGCTTTAGCAATGGAGCCAGAAGTAATGTTATTTGACGAGCCTACATCAGCTCTTGACCCTGAGATGATAAAAGAGGTATTAGATGTAATGAGAGAGCTAGCTCAAGAGGGAATGACTATGCTTATAGTAACACATGAGATGGGATTTGCTAAAAATGTAGCTAATAGAATTTTCTTTATGGATAGAGGAACTATATTAGAAGATACTACACCAACTGAGTTATTTACTAATCCTAAGCATGAGAGAACACAAGAATTCTTAAATAAGGTGTTAAATAAGTAA
- the cobJ gene encoding precorrin-3B C(17)-methyltransferase, whose protein sequence is MSKGKIYVVGIGPGNMEDISVRAYKTLKNVDVIAGYTTYIDLVKDEFKEKEFYVSGMKKEIDRCEKVLELAKEGKIVALISSGDAGIYGMAGIMIEVALGSGIDVEVIPGITSSIAGASLVGAPLMHDQAIISLSDLLTDWEVITKRIDRASEGDFVISLYNPKSKGRTEQIVEAREIMLKYKVPSTPVALLRHVGREDENYTLTNLDEMLNHEIDMFTVVIVGNSKTYVKEGRMITPRGYHL, encoded by the coding sequence ATGAGTAAAGGGAAAATATATGTAGTAGGGATAGGACCTGGAAATATGGAAGATATAAGTGTAAGAGCTTATAAGACTTTAAAAAATGTAGATGTAATAGCTGGATATACAACCTATATAGACTTAGTAAAAGATGAATTTAAGGAGAAAGAGTTCTATGTATCTGGAATGAAAAAAGAGATAGATAGATGTGAAAAGGTTTTAGAGTTAGCTAAAGAGGGAAAAATAGTAGCTCTAATAAGTAGTGGAGATGCTGGTATCTATGGAATGGCTGGAATAATGATAGAGGTAGCATTAGGAAGTGGAATAGATGTAGAAGTTATCCCAGGGATTACATCATCAATAGCTGGGGCTTCATTAGTTGGAGCACCGCTTATGCATGACCAAGCTATAATAAGTTTAAGTGATTTACTTACAGATTGGGAAGTTATTACTAAGAGAATAGATAGAGCTAGTGAGGGAGATTTTGTAATCTCTCTATATAATCCAAAGAGTAAGGGAAGAACAGAGCAGATAGTAGAGGCAAGAGAGATTATGTTAAAATACAAGGTTCCTAGCACTCCAGTGGCTCTATTAAGACATGTAGGTAGAGAGGATGAGAACTATACTTTAACTAATTTAGATGAGATGTTAAACCATGAAATAGATATGTTTACTGTGGTTATAGTTGGAAACTCTAAAACATATGTAAAAGAGGGGAGAATGATAACTCCTAGAGGATATCATCTATGA
- a CDS encoding 2-phosphosulfolactate phosphatase yields MRIDIIDVAGNITQEKVKGKTVIIIDVLRATSVITTALANGVKAIYPYKDIESVLKNSKLDKNPLLCGERKGLKIEGFDCGNSPLEYPRELVEGRNMYMTTSNGTRAIEKSADGAEIIYISAFLNVGRVTKQIVEDNRDVVIVCSGTDDNFSLDDALCAGEIIKRAVKEKGIELSDMAIGLKFIAENSKNIPTTLKGTKHYEYLKSIGFTGDMEHCFTMDKYDILPFYNDGKIIVKE; encoded by the coding sequence ATGAGAATAGATATAATTGATGTAGCTGGAAATATTACTCAAGAAAAAGTGAAAGGAAAAACAGTTATTATAATAGATGTGTTAAGAGCTACAAGTGTTATAACAACAGCTTTAGCAAATGGAGTAAAGGCTATCTACCCATATAAAGATATAGAGAGTGTACTAAAAAATTCAAAGTTGGATAAGAATCCACTATTATGTGGAGAGAGAAAAGGACTTAAGATAGAGGGATTTGATTGTGGAAATTCTCCACTAGAATATCCAAGAGAGTTAGTAGAGGGTAGAAATATGTATATGACTACTAGTAATGGGACAAGGGCAATAGAAAAAAGTGCTGATGGAGCAGAGATAATATATATATCAGCTTTTTTAAATGTAGGAAGAGTGACAAAACAAATTGTAGAAGATAATAGAGACGTAGTAATTGTATGTTCTGGTACAGATGATAATTTTTCTTTAGATGATGCTCTTTGTGCTGGTGAGATAATAAAAAGAGCTGTTAAAGAGAAAGGTATAGAGTTATCTGATATGGCAATAGGGCTAAAGTTTATAGCAGAAAACTCAAAAAATATTCCTACTACATTAAAGGGAACAAAGCACTATGAATATCTAAAATCTATTGGATTTACAGGAGATATGGAGCATTGTTTTACAATGGATAAGTATGATATTTTACCTTTTTATAATGATGGGAAAATAATAGTAAAGGAGTAG
- the cbiG gene encoding cobalt-precorrin 5A hydrolase, with translation MKIAFWSVTRGAGEVAKRIGKKVEGDIYTLKKFNIEESIQIENFSEELEKKFSYYDGHIFIMATGIVIRKIAPLIKSKDIDPAVLVIDEGENFVISLLSGHIGGANELTYKIAQSCSLLPIITTSSDVTGKIAIDTIAQKLNCEMESLSKAKELTSLIVDNKKVDILLPNNVKLGKNKNSSGVVIVSNKKNIDIMRLYPKNIIIGIGCKRGTPKEEIEKALDEIMRKHNLAYESIKKISTVDIKADENGIIELAQSLNRELIIISREDIKKVEDRFVGSEFVKKQIGVSCVSEPCALLASNGDGKFLEQKYIQSGITISIYEEKFGDE, from the coding sequence ATGAAGATTGCATTTTGGAGTGTAACAAGAGGAGCTGGAGAGGTAGCTAAGAGAATTGGTAAAAAAGTAGAGGGAGATATATATACTCTAAAAAAATTTAATATAGAGGAAAGTATTCAAATAGAAAATTTTAGCGAAGAGTTAGAAAAAAAATTCAGCTATTATGATGGGCATATATTTATTATGGCAACAGGAATAGTTATTAGAAAGATAGCACCACTTATAAAGAGTAAAGATATTGACCCAGCTGTATTAGTTATAGATGAGGGAGAAAATTTTGTAATCTCTCTTCTCTCTGGTCATATTGGTGGAGCTAATGAGTTAACTTATAAAATTGCTCAATCTTGCTCTTTACTTCCTATTATAACTACTAGTTCAGATGTTACAGGAAAGATAGCAATAGACACAATAGCACAAAAATTAAATTGTGAGATGGAATCTCTTAGTAAAGCTAAAGAGCTTACATCTTTAATAGTGGATAATAAAAAAGTAGATATACTACTTCCTAATAATGTAAAATTAGGAAAGAATAAAAATTCCTCTGGAGTAGTAATAGTATCAAATAAAAAAAATATAGATATAATGAGATTATATCCTAAAAATATTATTATAGGTATAGGTTGTAAGAGAGGAACTCCTAAAGAGGAGATAGAAAAAGCATTAGATGAAATAATGAGAAAACATAATCTTGCTTATGAGAGTATAAAAAAAATTTCCACTGTGGATATAAAGGCTGATGAGAATGGAATTATAGAGTTAGCTCAAAGTTTAAATAGAGAACTTATAATTATATCCAGAGAGGATATAAAAAAGGTAGAGGATAGATTTGTAGGCTCTGAATTTGTAAAAAAACAGATAGGAGTTAGCTGTGTATCTGAACCTTGTGCTCTACTAGCTTCTAATGGAGATGGTAAATTTTTAGAGCAAAAATATATTCAAAGTGGAATAACAATATCAATTTATGAGGAGAAATTTGGAGATGAGTAA
- a CDS encoding cobalt-precorrin-6A reductase produces the protein MIWVIGGTKDSRDFLEKIVKSTTDIIVTTATEYGGKLLENLPVKTLCKKLTYSMMLDFVKENSIDKIVDLSHPYAIEVSQNAIEVSKELQIEYFRFEREEISFLPQKYTEFDNIESLVEYLEGVEGNILVTLGSNNIPHFSKLKNLGNFYFRILPKWDMVKKCEDIGILPKNIIAMQGPFSKNINKAMIEQYDIKYLVTKQAGDTGGEREKIEAADELEIEVIFLIRPHINYPNCYNSIEKLVKKILNDHRK, from the coding sequence ATGATTTGGGTAATAGGTGGTACAAAAGATTCTAGAGATTTTCTGGAAAAGATTGTAAAGAGTACTACTGATATAATTGTAACAACGGCTACCGAGTATGGAGGAAAACTTTTAGAAAATCTACCAGTAAAAACTCTATGTAAAAAATTGACTTACTCTATGATGTTAGATTTTGTAAAAGAAAATTCTATAGATAAGATAGTTGATTTGTCTCATCCGTATGCTATAGAAGTTTCACAGAATGCCATTGAGGTAAGTAAGGAGCTACAAATAGAGTATTTTAGATTTGAAAGAGAGGAAATCTCTTTTCTCCCACAAAAATATACAGAGTTTGATAATATAGAAAGTCTAGTAGAATATTTAGAGGGAGTAGAGGGAAATATATTAGTTACTCTTGGAAGTAATAATATTCCTCATTTTTCTAAACTTAAAAATTTAGGGAATTTTTATTTTAGAATCTTACCTAAATGGGATATGGTAAAAAAGTGTGAAGATATAGGAATACTTCCTAAGAATATAATTGCTATGCAAGGACCTTTCTCTAAAAATATAAACAAGGCTATGATAGAGCAATATGATATAAAATATCTTGTAACTAAACAAGCTGGGGATACAGGAGGAGAAAGAGAAAAGATAGAAGCTGCTGATGAGTTAGAGATAGAGGTAATTTTCCTCATTCGCCCACATATAAATTATCCAAATTGTTATAATAGTATTGAGAAGTTAGTTAAAAAAATTTTAAATGATCATAGAAAATAG
- the cobI gene encoding precorrin-2 C(20)-methyltransferase — translation MTNKFYGIGVGVGDPEQITIKAVNTLKKLDVVIVPEAKKAEGSTAYEIAKEYLKDDIEIVFMEFPMLKNPLDRIEGRKANARVVEKLLDEGKNVGFLTIGDTMTYSTYVYLLENMEDRYKSMVETIPGISSFADMSSRFNFPIVMGDESLKIISINEDTDIEKELADSENIVFMKVMRNFNKLKEALIKTNNMNNIIMVSNSGKNTEEVFYDITYLNKEDIPYFTTMIFKKGGFEEWKKFSL, via the coding sequence ATGACAAATAAATTTTATGGTATAGGGGTAGGAGTAGGAGACCCAGAGCAAATTACAATTAAGGCAGTAAATACTTTAAAAAAATTAGATGTAGTAATAGTACCAGAGGCAAAAAAAGCAGAGGGAAGTACTGCATATGAGATAGCTAAGGAGTATTTAAAAGATGATATAGAAATAGTGTTTATGGAATTTCCTATGTTAAAAAATCCATTGGATAGAATAGAAGGAAGAAAAGCTAATGCAAGAGTGGTAGAAAAATTACTTGATGAAGGAAAGAATGTAGGATTTCTTACAATAGGAGACACTATGACTTATAGTACATATGTATATCTTTTAGAAAATATGGAAGACAGATATAAATCGATGGTAGAGACTATCCCAGGAATTTCATCTTTTGCTGATATGTCATCAAGATTTAACTTTCCAATAGTAATGGGAGATGAGTCATTAAAAATAATATCTATAAATGAAGATACAGATATAGAGAAAGAGTTAGCAGATAGTGAGAATATAGTATTTATGAAAGTTATGAGAAATTTTAATAAATTAAAAGAGGCTCTTATAAAAACTAACAATATGAATAATATAATAATGGTATCTAATAGTGGAAAGAATACAGAAGAGGTTTTCTATGATATCACATACTTAAATAAAGAAGATATTCCTTATTTCACTACTATGATTTTTAAAAAGGGAGGATTTGAGGAATGGAAAAAGTTTTCTTTATAG
- the cbiT gene encoding precorrin-6Y C5,15-methyltransferase (decarboxylating) subunit CbiT: protein MHIYDKEFIQGELPMTKQEVRAVTVAKLQLKPNSILMDVGAGTGTIGIECATYLRDGKVIGIEKEEKGLETIKENVKKFNLTNYELIHGRAPESIPNIAYDRMFIGGSTGSMRSILEHFINYSTNDARLVINTITLESLSDTMALLKEYGFKDIEVVNMMVSRGKKVGPYTMMYGENPIYIIAINK from the coding sequence TTGCATATATATGATAAAGAGTTTATCCAAGGAGAGTTACCTATGACAAAGCAAGAGGTAAGGGCTGTAACTGTTGCTAAGCTTCAACTAAAACCTAACTCTATATTGATGGATGTAGGAGCAGGAACAGGGACAATAGGAATAGAGTGTGCCACTTATCTTAGAGATGGAAAGGTAATAGGGATAGAGAAAGAGGAAAAAGGGTTAGAAACTATAAAAGAGAATGTAAAAAAATTCAATCTAACTAATTATGAGTTGATACATGGAAGAGCTCCAGAGTCTATACCTAATATAGCTTATGATAGAATGTTTATTGGTGGTTCAACAGGAAGTATGAGAAGTATATTAGAACATTTTATAAATTATTCTACAAATGATGCAAGACTTGTTATAAATACAATTACACTAGAGAGTTTAAGTGATACTATGGCTCTACTTAAAGAGTATGGATTTAAAGATATAGAAGTAGTAAATATGATGGTATCAAGAGGAAAAAAGGTAGGACCTTATACAATGATGTATGGTGAAAATCCTATCTATATTATAGCAATTAATAAGTAA
- a CDS encoding basic amino acid ABC transporter substrate-binding protein: MKKLFKKALIGMMVLSLSATALAKEKIYVGTNAEFPPFEYLEKGEITGFDIELMNEMGKVLDAEIKVQDMAFDGLLPALQMKKVDVVIAGMTATEERKKTVAFTQPYYTASQVIIVKEGDNSINSFDDLKGKRVGVMLGFTGDTVVSEIEGVKVERFNAAYAGIMALKADKVDAVVLDSEPAKNYVKQNAGLQIAEADAVQEEYAIALRKNDRELLEKIEKALAEVKANGTYDKLLEKYFN, translated from the coding sequence ATGAAAAAATTATTTAAAAAAGCTTTAATTGGAATGATGGTTTTATCTTTATCAGCAACAGCACTAGCTAAGGAAAAAATCTATGTGGGGACAAATGCAGAATTTCCTCCTTTTGAATATTTAGAGAAAGGTGAGATTACAGGATTTGATATTGAATTAATGAATGAGATGGGAAAAGTTTTAGATGCTGAAATAAAAGTACAAGATATGGCTTTTGATGGATTACTTCCAGCTCTACAAATGAAAAAGGTAGATGTGGTAATAGCAGGAATGACAGCTACTGAAGAAAGAAAGAAAACAGTTGCTTTTACACAACCTTACTATACAGCTAGCCAAGTTATAATAGTAAAAGAGGGAGATAATTCTATAAATTCTTTTGACGATTTAAAAGGTAAAAGAGTTGGAGTTATGTTAGGATTTACTGGAGATACAGTTGTAAGTGAAATAGAAGGAGTAAAAGTTGAGAGATTCAACGCTGCTTATGCTGGAATAATGGCTCTTAAAGCTGATAAAGTAGATGCTGTTGTATTAGATTCTGAGCCAGCTAAAAACTATGTAAAACAAAATGCTGGACTTCAAATAGCTGAAGCAGATGCAGTTCAAGAAGAGTATGCTATCGCTCTTAGAAAAAATGATAGAGAGTTATTAGAAAAAATAGAAAAAGCTCTAGCAGAAGTAAAAGCTAATGGAACTTATGATAAATTATTAGAGAAATATTTTAACTAA
- the cbiE gene encoding precorrin-6y C5,15-methyltransferase (decarboxylating) subunit CbiE, producing MKKIDVVGLGPGNIDYITKIGIESIKKCEIAIGGARQLEEISSLLLSTCEKYTLAKLSDLIEFINKNRDRKICIIVSGDTGFYSLLSFLRENYSKEELNVIPGISSYQYLFSRIGEVWQDYKLLSVHGREAEYVEIFSKEKGILLLTDNINTPYVIAKNIYEAGYRDVEIIVGEKLSYPDEKITFVDIKEYKKLNREFFINLMIVRKKS from the coding sequence CTGAAAAAAATTGATGTAGTTGGACTTGGACCAGGGAATATAGATTATATAACTAAGATTGGAATAGAGAGTATAAAAAAATGCGAGATAGCTATAGGGGGAGCAAGACAATTAGAGGAGATTTCCTCTCTACTCCTATCTACTTGTGAAAAATATACTCTAGCTAAGCTTTCTGATTTGATAGAGTTTATTAATAAAAATAGAGATAGAAAAATTTGTATAATTGTATCTGGAGATACAGGATTTTATAGTCTACTTAGCTTTTTGAGAGAAAATTACTCTAAAGAGGAATTGAATGTAATACCTGGAATATCTTCTTATCAATATCTTTTCTCTCGTATAGGAGAAGTGTGGCAAGATTATAAACTTCTTAGTGTGCACGGAAGAGAGGCTGAGTATGTAGAGATTTTTTCAAAGGAAAAGGGAATTCTACTCCTTACTGATAATATAAATACTCCATATGTAATAGCTAAGAATATCTATGAGGCTGGATATAGAGATGTGGAGATTATAGTAGGAGAGAAACTCTCTTATCCAGATGAAAAAATTACCTTTGTAGATATAAAGGAGTATAAAAAACTTAATAGAGAGTTTTTTATAAATTTAATGATAGTAAGGAAAAAATCTTGA